In Carassius carassius chromosome 14, fCarCar2.1, whole genome shotgun sequence, the genomic stretch ctacaaatataaccgTGCTCCTTAGGTttcgtggtccagggtcacaaatagatTTGTAGGTTTTATTACCACTGATGGCATCTTGGTCTTATGCATATgcctatttatttagcttttactTCAGTGCTTTTCCCTTACAGAAAAACACTAACACTAACattgtgtttttgatttattaaCTAATATGAAAATGCTAAATCACTGTAATTCTGTTGGGATCTACTAGCATTCCCGCTGGAAGGCCCATGAATATGATTTTCCTGGCTCGTGAGCGTTTATTTTTAGAGCAGCTACACATGGTTTTCTCGCTTGCTCTGTACATTCTAATGAGAGCGTTGGGCTCTCAGCGTGCTGGGAATCTCACATTCGGCCGTCAGGTTCATCTTTACAGTGAAGAACAACACAGACTGGTGCAGCAGGAGAACACACTACTGCCAAACACAACCTGCCTTTGATAACACTGCTGTTTAGATTCTTAATCACTTTTGGAGTGGCTCTTAAAATGAGAAATAAtaccttttgttttttgttttcagttgtttgaGATTTTTAAATATAGAGAGAAAATAGGCCATTTCTGCCTCATTACATTAAAATGCACAGGTTTTCTACAGTTTATGGATTCTCCATTTCAAGACAATGTGAAGTTCATAACTGTATAAGCCTTTGACAATTTAATCAAAATCTAAACCTCGTGTTACAGTGATTATATGACAATGAAGGGctgtttcagatttttttcttttgtaaatcgGTCACAAAACTTTATGACAGAAGATgccaatattaaattatatatatattattaatattaggttTAAGTGTGAGTAGGCAGTTTAAAGTCACAGTCTAGGTTTTCTTTGGCACTGTGGattatgttttctgttttttaagtATTCACAACATTTTGTAAACATGCATGTATAAGGTTGTCACAGTATGATAAAAAAAGTACCACGAAAATAAAACAGCTACAACTTTATTTGTCCTTCTCTGACAACCACCCAACCATTAATCATACAGTCAGAAACAGACACATCACTTCAAGTGAAGCTAGTAACCGGTGCTGCTGGCATATTCTCAACGTCTACTAGAAAGTCagaagaaaagggaaaaaagaaatTAAGCAGTACTTGTATTAGAAACTGTATATTTAAGATAACCAAGCAATAACATGATCAGGAATTATATCAGATAAATAAAGTGCCTTTAGTTCATTGTAGTGTCACCATTATGTCACTGCAGCAAAGGAGAAAACCAACATTCATCACATCGAGCCACTGAACACAAGCTGTAAACATGAAGGCTGTTGTGGCGAAGTACCATGATTCCACATTCAAACAAACACGAGGCATGCCATTcatgaataaatacaatcaatcaaGAGTTGGGCCATATTTaaagaagtgaacagattattaTTACCTGCTCAAACTCATCAGACATCAGATCAAAACCATTCTGGAACATCCTCTGATTGATTCAAATATAAAACTCAGAGAGGGAATGTTGGgtctatagtaaaacatttagCACATCAATTTTCAGTAAAATCACACAAGATCAGTTGTGACTGGTGCGTTTCTAATGGCTTCAGTGGTTAAGGCTCTGGGACTCCGTCATAGATCCTCTAGAAACACACATTTTTAGTTCGACACGGTTCTGAAATCTTCCTTGGTGGATTCCTGTACATATGTAAAGCCCAATACTGTGCTGAAGGTCATGTTAATACTATCAGTGCAGTTTAGTCCAATGTTAAACAGGATCTCAATCTTGGTCATCTCTAACTGTTACTCAAATATATTTGGAAAGTTTTATACATTGATTGTAAATTCATGGATCAGTggattttaaatgtgcatttactTTCCAGTTGATTCAGTAATTCACATATAGCAGTGTTTTTCATGAATGCAAAAATATAGGCACAAAAATGTAGGCACCATAATAATTGgtgcacatgtacagtaaatatgtAGCAGTGAGAAGGGTTGAGCGATATACTGAACATTCACTGTACATTTATGATGACTTCAGTTTAGTTTGGCGTCTGGCGTCTAGAGTGTGTTGTTTTACACTGTAATATCTGGCTGTGTTGCCAgcaaccgaaaaaaaaaaaaaactttcctatATCCCAAAAGAATATCTTTCCATATAATCCCACTTCTGATGCatatcaatgaaaaaaaatgattaaaaatctgACTTGCGGTGAAATTTTGGCACGGTGTTAAATGTTTTGAATTTAAGCAAGTCATTACTACATCTTTCATACAAAAATACCTATAAGAACATATGGACTGAAACTTGTGACGACGTTCatataagaaacaacaaatgaacATAACTTTTAAGGGAAGATTGTGACAGCAAATGATGCACCTCCATCGATACAAACATACTGCACTAACGATGAAGAGTCCAAATGCACAAATGGTGTGCAAGGTAAATTAGAGAAAATTACCCTGCTGTGTACCACATGGAATAACTCACCAACTATTTGACTGtgagaaaatatatttgattCATCTAAATTTTGAGTCACAACTATTGTTCAAATGTGAGGAAGGGCAGTGTCCAAAAGATTTAGGCCTACTCATCaatacacaatacaaaaataGCTCAACAGACCTCCAATTTACTGATTCTGTGATGCCACTAATGGCAGAAACACTAGCAGTGTCCGTCAGCAGAAGCCCATGATGTACTGATCATGACAGATCTGCTCTGGATTGCACACCTTCTTCTCTTCAACTCTAATTAGCGCTAATGAAGCGTCCGGTTCCCTGCCAGGCACACGTGAATCAGAGCAGTCTGCAGCTACCGAAGGGCTTTTTGGTTTTCTTGGTCCTCTGCTTGTTTGGGCGCAGGTTTATGACCTCACGGCCGCTCAGATCGCCGGCGGTCTGGTTGGGATGACTGCCGCCGCTAGTGTTGAAAACACCTGAAGGAGTAAGAAATGTGTCACGAGAATCTAAAAAAGTCATGCTAAAGCTAAACTGAAATGAACAGTGTAGAAGTGttgtaataaaaattaatagaatATGTATCTGTGATGTCATCAGTAACAATCAAATAGCATCTATGCTGAGAAAGGAGAAAACGCCATAACGGTGATACACTCTCAGATACCGAAAGCACTTTTTGTTTATTGCTTGTGAATGTGCatagttattatttataattacttTAAATAGTAGCCCACTCgtggtaatttaataaaaatgaacaaatacactttttaaattgattcattatggattttttaaaaatgaccttccatgcagtgtgtaacacagctctaagtaaatgaaaacatcctgccaaggtttaaatctgaaagtgcaccgtgtgTAAGGTTACCGTCTCGTTTAAAAGAAAGAGTCCACTCGGAATTGTTTAAATCAAATCCCAAGCAGTTTCAGGTTGAAGTTAACacgaaacattagcatatttatgttAGCATATCAATTTTTTTCCACTAGGTGTTGCTTTTGGGGCggaaaaaattgtgttttccCCGCAAACAGTtactcacaaacactgctttatcaggcattacaggcaagaTGTGGACCAATCCGCTCGCGTCATGCCAAGAAGGGGTTTGGGAAAACAAATCGTTTGCGAGTCTGagcaaataaggtaaaaataaatgcatactataagacaatgaaagtgttttttgaccttgcatgcatgtcaacctgttgtgggggaaccaaaatatgaacctttcataacccataTTAGAAGCACTTTAAAGTCAATAAGCTAAATAATTAATACGAAAAAAATGTAGATCAAGATTGTGATTCCAAGAATGGAAATCAGATTGGATCATGCGATGTCTAATTCCTGTCCCTAATAAAAGTATCATTTCTTTTGAAAGAATTCTCACCTATTTTATTGCTGGATGAATGAACAACCTCGGTCTCTTCTGCCGACTGCTGCTTGAGCCGTTGCAGATATTTGTCAGCTAGATACTTAAAAACTACAACATAACAAAAAGGGGTTATTTTACAGTTGATCGCAAATCAGTTTCATGAAATGAAATGCTATATCGCACACCTTCACTGACGTTGAGATCCTCTTTCACTGACGTCCGATAGAATCTCAACTTCAGCTTTTTAGCGAGACCTTCAGCCTCTTCACTGAAGACAGGACACAGAAGGATTTACATGAaagcagtggtctcaaactcaattcctggagggccacagctcctAATCACACCTGCTGGGAAGTTTCTGAAGAGCTGGATTAGCTGGATCaggagctaaactgtgcagagctgtggccctccaggaatggagtttgagaccaatgcattaaagcaggggttttcaaactgtgggtcgcgacccactcgtgggtcacggaatggaacaaggtgggtcgcacaaagtcacttggctgcagctaattttgcgtttcaatgacacacagacactaacacagttcagtctagggctgcacgaatgtgacgagtggggcggggcctagtgccatgggaacagagctaggccggtggagtgattgggaaatgagcaacactcaccggtctcaagaaccacggaggagatcggaaagatacaaaagaggagcgatgacagtgaaggacgagagaggaccaggcctgggttttattttgtgtttgttttttatttgtgcacggcagtcatccgagaggggctgtcgcgctgttttgtgtttatttggttattaaaactttgtttgattgtccgccggttcccacctctttccacgaaggagtcatcgaggcggtgggctggagtgagttcgcccccccccccccggcaactcactccagcccaccacatcgagcaccctcggcggcagactccttcgccctgctcgatggcactgcggattcaccccagcggcgaaggatcttcggcagcgcgcccctccttcctccctggcttcggcaccagtgtaaaacattaaaatcttcacaatcacaggaagaaggaggcgggaactgggaacccactcatcacaacgatatagcccaccaacattaataatgaactgcaatatccttagtgtgattttcaaattgcaattaagtccgtgtgcgttgcgtgttttgaaggtctcagagcaatgtcattaaaaggttcaatcggtctttttttacctatttcacaattattttaatctccaaactgttttagatagttctgctttgcttcttatgcttttctaaaaaagtgttggattgtgctccgttctcgccgacacacacggaaggatcatgaatgcaacaaaacacagcagcgcagatcacacttcactggagtgagcctgcttcacgtttttatggacactacatattttaacgccagtaaacaaaaattaaaacttgtaaatttgtagtgaaattttcagttgtactctaaaataaaatggttatttttcttaaatacttaatttctgtcataaaaattttaagtaagattaggtttaaagtaatttcactcgttgttttttttttttttttaatattttggtgggtcgtgaaatatattacacttgtctaggtgggtcgtggaatggaaaagtttgggaaccactgcattaAAGGATAAGTCCACTTCCAGAATAAACATTTCCTGACAgtttacccccatgtcatccaagatgttctttCTTCAGTTGGAAACAAATTAGGATTTTTgagtaaaacatgatttttctccatatagtggacttcagtggTGCTCAACGGAGTGAAGGCTAAAAATGCAGCTTCAAAGAGCTCTACACCATCCTAtctgaggaataagggtcttatctagtgaaTCGATTAGTCATTTTCCTAAAGATATATACGTTTACACTAGGGATGGGTGATATGGgcttaaaaatatatcatgatCACGTCTGATATTTATTGCGATAACGATATCAATGACAAAAATGTAGGGAATTTATCCTTTCACCACATCAGTCTCTACAGTCGCTGACACTGATTCTTTCAGTCTTACTTTTTGATAACTGTGTCGTCCAGCAGATCGATCTTGTTCTGCACCAGGACGGTGGGTATGTCCCCGACCTCCGTCTCCACCTTCTCCCTCCAGCTGCTGATGGCCTCGAAGGACTCTCTGTCGGAGGTGGAGAAGACCAGCACACAGGCCTGAGCGCCTGCAGGACCAAACACCGCTCACTAACCCGCTCCAGCTCCCAGACAAACACACGTGCACAGCGTTTCTAACACACTCACCTCTGTAATAGGCCTTAGTGATGGCATCAAACTCCTCCTGTCCCGCCGTGTCCCACAACATCAGCCTGACGTCCTCGCCATTAACTCTGAAACGCAGACAAACAAATGTGTTGGCCTAATATCTAATAGACTgttgaaatgtattaaaacacattaattacgtGAAACAATTGGATGAAACTAATTTGACTTACAGCTGCAATTCACATCTGCTTTCATTCTCAGTTTGACTAAGCACTGAAACAGATGAAGCCACTGGCAACTATTTTGTTCCTCTTTTCGCTTTAAGAGTACAACCAGTAAACCGCACAGATTTTCTCTGGCATTTACTGCCGATAACACGTCTCGCGTTATATTGGAAAGAGACTGTGATCCAGGAACTACTGCTAAAAAAAGCAAGATGATCTCCTTTCCCAAGGAGTTGCCTGATCTTCACCGCATGCTTTTTGTCAGACTCCGTTTTTAAATGCAAACAAGAAGTTTTCTTGTCATATATGTCTGGACAAACGTGAACCAGATTTAATGgcatttatttctgtttaaagCTGTGAATGATCCAGGCTTTGTTTGTATACTGTATACTGGGAATACTGTAGCTACTGTGTAGTCAGTGCAGGGTAATGACtggattccaaaaattaagtacatGTAATTATAGTATATTagattttcaaatgttcattcttGGTACACTTTTTACATGTTCTGgacaaaaagattttcatgtcatGTTTCTCTGTCACTCTCACATGTCCATAATGTAAATTGATCTACAGCACTATGAACAGCGCAGTACATCTCTACAAGCCCTCCATCACTACTGTAGCACAGACATTGTGTCAGATTCAGCAAGCTGCCCCCCCGTTCTGCTGTACTCCATTACTCAGCGCTATATTTGCTGTCACAGGATGATTAACAGTCTCATCTTAACCTGGTCTGCCTCAGCACTCACCCATGTCAAAAGCACTCaaatggccaatcaaatcaaagaaggtggagtttACTGTTAACAGAGACTGATACAAATCTGATGCCTCAGATTTAATGGTGAAAGAGTGCAATGTTATATGTAAGGTAGctaaacatttcatatttgacTACTGTATAATGATAGAAATGTTGAATGATGCTGTATTTCTAATTTACTTGATTTATGTAATTCATAATCAATGcgatgcaaaaaacaaacaaacacaaaacatgaaTGGAGCCGATTTGGTGTATTATGCATAAGCCAAGAGAAGCACTGaatatgtgcatattttaaaataaaaagtattatttccAAATATTTCAAATTGATTCTGAACAAAATCTTCTTTATTTCCTTAAATCCATTTAAATGTGttgattatttaatttaagaTAGCCTTGCCCATCGGCTTAAATAAAATGTCTTGATTGACAGCCAGAAAGCATGCTTACATGATCTGTCTTTCCAGAAAGTCAACCCCGATGGTCTTTTTGTAGTCCTTCGTGAAGATGCCCTTGCAGTATCGCTGGATCATACTGGACTTCCCGACTGCTCCgttccccaccaccaccaccttgATGGCCACTTCCATGTCCTCCTCCAGCATGactgcaatgtgtgtgtgtgtgtgtgtctgtgtgtgtggggcaGCTCTGTGCTTTCACGTGACTTCGGCCCACCTTAGTGCTGCTCTAGGATCTTCTCAACTCCAGCCTGTCTGAGGAAAGCAGTAGACAGATCAGTTGTAATCCCACACATTATGACACATCAGCACATCTGTTGACATCATTGTCGATTCCTGCATCATGACTAGACTACACTAGAGTGTTTTGGGTCACTTTCCATTGAGTAAGGGCCTGCTGTGGCTCTGGGTTGTGACTTCCCACTTCATGATGGATCTTGAATGAGCAATTTATTTTTGTAGATTGTTTCGCATCGCAACTTTATTTTGATAAGAAATAAGCCCACTTGTCCCCAAATAATTTTTTACTGTAATGCATCTAGACTTTACATTTTCTTTGACTTTGAATTTCTACTATTCTGAATGGTGACCATGAGTTATATAATCCAAGGATGCAACATTTAAATCAGTTTACGTTGAAGGAAGTACAACAAATACTACCATAACGATACtagattttaattatatattaaatattaaaaagttatttgtttattttatattaatgataatagGGGAGAACATTTGTTGAACTGTCATGAAAAGAAGTTCACAACAATTATAACCCTGAAAACTGGATAAATTTGCCAGAACAACTGCTGTTAATATAGTTACAGTAATAAACAGGAGAACAAGTGTTAATCTGGCCAAATTCACTTAGGACGCAATTtgaaagcagctctacagaagataaTATTGCCACTATGCAGCTCAAATCGATTGAGTTCAGTAACAGAGCGAATGCTGCAAACCTCAATAGTTCTGAAGTGATCTCAGCTCTACAGCAGGTGACCGCTCCTGTCAGATTCACTTCAGTTCATCAGCTTTGAAACCAGTTCATTTCAGAcataagcagctctacagaagacgaCAGTTTTGTCTGTGGCAGGGATCTTGAACATGAACACAAAAATGCAATCCAAGAAGGCTGAATAGATAGCAGCACCACAGTAGCGCTTACATATTAGGTTACGTTACTAAGGCCTCCCGCGTTTCTGCTGGGTAACTGAATACAGCAGCCAACCTGAGACAACAATAACACACAAGTCTTTCACACGATCagccttaaaggtgccatagaacgCAAAAATCACTGCGTTTGAGCACAGTTGTGTGGCTGCAGTgtataaatggtaaaaaaaaaatccactcactcataGTTTTATAATCCTAGTAATTCATGAACCGTCTCTCCACACGAGCAGTTCCAGATTTCTCACTAGTATGAGGTCATACTCTGGAAAGTCCCGCTCATTTGTGACGCTCTCTGCACTATTAACacatacacagccctgagtgagaagcaccGGTCcatcattactgttctcttgctgtagctgctggaggtacaatCAGCACTAAACCGACATTACAAGTGTCATGTGCTGGGATGCACCAATGAAGTCTCCATAGACCACTGAGGACATTTTCAAAAGAAGATTTTCAAAGGAAATGTTCtggaaaaacaatttaaaatcccTATACaattgtgctaacattttactgAGACAAACGAGGGTCAGCTAAGCTGGAGTTCTGacaagattgcttctgaaagagggatcgataCTAATGCTTCATGCGCAAACATCTAGACTACAGACATAGTAATTAATAAGCATCATATTTTGTTGTCCAAAAGAGcatcttggctctctgtaaggctaatgttgctaaagctcccattgtctctgtctgttttcactaatgctgtcttcacgtgcttcCAGAATGGTCggaaataggaatgtggtagttagaAATTGTgtttggaagcaatgtgaggtcagtaacacgGTCGCCagcagttaaaccgtaacaccggtgGTGTGCCCACGAGCATGAGCTCTTAAAGagggagcaccagctcattttcatttaaaggggacagaCACAGATAACAGagcgttttggctcataccctaaaagtggccatttcaacaagctataaaaaaatatctgtggggtattttgagattaAACTTCATAAACACACACGGGACAACAGAgaagaatttaaaatattgtatcaatgcattctatggcccctttaataaaataaactggcAAAACTATGGCCTTAAATAGCTAAAATTAGATTCAACCACATCTGATCGTTCCAGTCATGTTCTTAATTGTTTTAATGCACTAACACTTTTGAATCATATAAACATTTTCACCACTGAACATCTTATTTAATTTGACTTCTACATTTATAGATCACCGTAtaccatattttaaaatatgttaagcGAGCATTTCACTGACTAGATTAGATTTCCTTCCTTCCTATTGGTTCTGCTTTTAGAACAAAAGCCGGATCCCAGTGTTGGTTCTGGCCTGGTGTTATGAGGTCAGGCACATAACCAAGGAAGTGTGTGTGATATACAGAGTGCATGGGGCTATATACAGCAGCtggacagaaaacacacacaagacAAATGTGTGAAACTCTCTCTGAGCACCAAAACGTCAGAGAAGCCCATCTGTTCGTGGTCAAATTACACACATCACACAACCTCTCACACAGGATTTCATGTGCTGCAGTCGGTCTGTTTAAGGTCTTAACCACCAAAATATGGTTAAGGcctccttgttacagtgtaactatacatttaagtactgagtaagattaaatacatgcacttactatatggttagggttaggcttAGTGTTACTTGTCATTATGcataattttttgttattataatagtactgtgtaacaaggacacctaaaacaaagtgttaccaaaaataatGGAGGGTAAGGCTTAGACATCAGAGTACCATGTTACCATCAATATCTATAACCATACTTTTGTAAGGGTAACTGCTATTGCAAAAAGTgcagtttattaattattataaattcatttaaaagctACTCCAAGTTCCTTCAAATAATCCCAAGGAACCAACATATTGTTTAATGGTAATTCAATCCAATTCTTGTGATTAATAGGTATTAAAGCGTGTAaggttagggtttggtttagggttagttggTGGTCATTATACTCCGTTGTTTTTACAGATGTAACATATAACCAGGACACTGTAAAAGTGTTACCAATAACAATACTGTTATATTGGTTACTTATCAGAGAGTAAGAGCATGGTACTTTGTTATACAGACGTGATTACGGTTATATTTAGCTGACTCTTCGGTTAATACCGTGGTACTAATAGAGCTGTTAGTAATTTGGTCACCTGCATTCGTGTGTTACCAGGTTACATTGTTTCCTCTTTGAAGATCCGACTCGGGAATAATCCAAACTCAGCTCTAGTGATGTATCAATCCAAACACATCTGCTGAGTGTAAATATAAGCCAGCAGCAACTGCATGGAGCGAGCTTGTTTGCGTTTGCACAGTTTATCAAAGGAGTGGcctcctcctccttcttcttcttcttcttcttaactgctctccctctttctctctctctatgtataaCTCTCACACAGACTCACAATCCCGCGTGGATACTCCAGAGTCACGCGGGGTCAGAGGACGCAGAGGTCCGCGGATACAGCAGGGTCTTTACGCGCTTTGGGTGATTCGCGTCGGTGCGGAGACCACCGAACACCAAACACCGAACactgtttcaaaataaaagcctgtcTCGACTTCTCAGAACTTCAACACCGCTGGAATGAGAAAAAGAAATCTGCACAAAGAAGAGTCGTTCCCATAGAAAACATGGCAGATTTCAAATAGCATGTATATGCTGGGCGGTTCAGCGTCAATGATGGAAAAACCAAATAAATGATTAGCACACTTTGATTCATCAACATCTTCACTAGGACGTGTCACAACCAGAGTTGGGGATAACGCGTTAGTGTAATGcagtaaagttttaaatatataatttgattaCAGTTACTCATGCCAATAAAATTACGTTACTTAAGTTACAAATGTAGTGTTAAAAATTCtgaagtaaaaatcatgttctgCGTGTCAGTATGCCCTTTAATAAATCACTGGAGAATGTGAGCTAAACTGCTGACGAATCCTACAACATTTAGATGCAATGAAAGGTCGTTTTTTTTTGTTCGTATgaatcatatttcaaaatgttgcacTCAGCATATTTAAGTCTGGCATTATAGTTTGGGAAAATTCCAACAGGTGGATGTGTACAAGTTTATGTCACAGTAACTGATATAAGTAAAAGTAAATGACTCATCAAAATGAAATCATCTGCATTAAGACGCGTCGGCGTCACAATTCAAAATTCACTTTAATTCCAAAACcgaaaaaaagattattattattaatattattattatttattttattttttttgtacacgGAGGTGATGTGGACAATTATAATGTTCGCGCATCTCAAGCCTGGTTTCGCATAAATGATTATAGCGCGTGATGTGCACGGATACATTATAGATGAGCTCAGACGGGAAAGACTGTACATCACGTTGGTTTCACACGGATTAGAGAATAacagagaatatttgttttcgacaCGACTTACTTCATTTAATAATAGAAACTTCAAGCTTTTTAGATATACTACTGTATTTCTCAGgtctttttcattcattttagatCGTTTCAGGAAGATATTCACAGATACTGAATGCAAAAAGCTCaccctatttgttttatttattttacaaaacaaaaaatgttgtgTAGATATTGGGAGTGTAGGTTATAAAAATAATAGGCTACTTGTGTATTTTTTCAgtcattattaaattaatgaaagaacTATGAGTTTCTCTTTGAAGTGTATTTAGGTTTGATAAACGCAAACaagtaaaataaactttaaagtaattagtaatctgattactttttttaaatgcaataatcaGTAATGcaatcaaattacaattttaaataagtaattagtAATACAGTATGTagtggattactttttttttttttttttttgtaaattacccAACACTGGTCGCAGCtctccctttttataattttttaccatgTTAAGAAAATAGCATTGTAATGGGGCTCTGGTTATGAAAATTAGTCAACGATATGGGGTGTCTAGTCAGGACACGGAAGGCAGAGATATATGTTGAAGGCTTTAATATATCACTTTGGAATACAGATATATCACTTCTGGAATACAGATGCACACTTTGGGAATACAGATGCGATGCACAGGCACTATTTCTTATGGTGTTACAGTGTAGGTGTGGTTctaaatgaaaggaaataaacatcaatattaCTTCCATAAACACAATTTAGTTAACTGAATAACTATCTCTAGTCACTTAAACAAGCAGTGCTAAACATGTCCCGAAACGTAACCACAATGGGAATAACATATAAGT encodes the following:
- the LOC132156633 gene encoding ras-related protein Rab-23 — its product is MLEEDMEVAIKVVVVGNGAVGKSSMIQRYCKGIFTKDYKKTIGVDFLERQIIVNGEDVRLMLWDTAGQEEFDAITKAYYRGAQACVLVFSTSDRESFEAISSWREKVETEVGDIPTVLVQNKIDLLDDTVIKNEEAEGLAKKLKLRFYRTSVKEDLNVSEVFKYLADKYLQRLKQQSAEETEVVHSSSNKIGVFNTSGGSHPNQTAGDLSGREVINLRPNKQRTKKTKKPFGSCRLL